ACTATTAAATACTGATTAGCaggctataataataataacaaaaggaAAACTAATATAAAAACTATCTGCTCTGTAAGAgagcatttaaaaacattaatacCAGCAATACATTTGTTACAGTTTCATTCCAATGCCAAATGTGCAGGTATSTTCTGACGCAAGAGGCGAGGCATAACTCGTTGTTTGTTTACGTCAGGCATCCACTTGGAGCATCATTCCAAAGCTCCATTCCTCCTTCCGAGACTTCACATGATTTCCAGGACTGTTCTCCTACCGGCAGCTAAAAGGTAATAAAATGCACCAGCATCTACAGGGGCTGGCCAGTCCACCTCTCATCATGCTGCATTCACAGCTGCTCCCACTGCagccagacggacagacagacagacgggtacAGCGTCCAGCTAGCCCACCATACTACACCTCTGCTCTACTACAATATCATCTATAGTACTCCTGGTAAGGAGGAAGGTCTGCTAAAGtaagggaggaggtggtggtttgggggtagaaggagagaggtgggaggggttGATAAAGAGATGCTAACCAGGGGCCAGGGAAGGGGTTACTaccagggaggggaggaaggcagGACCTGGGAGAGAAAAGGCATGCTATCCATGGGCCGCATGGCGATGTTAAGCGGCCCGGTTATATTCATGGGCATCCCAGAGGTGATGGCCACAGGGTGGGCTATATTCATGGGCCCAGTGATGGTCACTGGGTGCTGCAGGTTGATTGGAGAGGTGATGTTGACCGTGCTGGTGGTGATGTTCATCTGGGCGGCGATGGTTACCGGGTTGCTGGCGTTGCCACGGTTCATGGccgaggtgatggcggcagagtTGGTGACGGGCGTCACCGAGCCGGAGTTGTGCACGTTGTTAGAGTCTGAGGAAAGACGAGGGAGGGAAGGAGCGAAAGAAAGACAGAATGAGCTGGGTGATCGTTCATTACAAACCATTTAGGATAGCCCCAAGCTCCACAGGGTTAGAGGGGCCGAGGTTTGAGTCACTGCAACGGtcaacacacacattaaaatgaTTAGACATGATAAAACAAATGGTAGGATTCTTATGAACCTACCTTGAAAACGAGAGATGTCCATAAGGACTTGGAACGAGTTATTTAAGATCTCTCCTACCGTCAACTCACCTGAGGGGGCAATTCAAAAAGCAGGATCAAtgtgctagccagctaactttcaGCTAATATTCAGAAACACTTTTTTTCATACTATAGTCAACTTGAAATGGTATGGTATAATTAACTCAATGCTGTAAACAACCCATATTCCACTTAAACCTTCCGAGTTGTAATTTAAGGTTGATCAAAGTAATTTGGCTAGCTAACTTATTGATCCTGCTTAATGAAATAAAACCCTGATACCATAACACACAAGCATCTGCAACGACTTGGTTGTAAAACAACTAGAACTACACACGCTAGGCTAGAAGACAGATCTGTAGTGGAAAATGGGCCACTTCAATGCATAAGTAAGTATACAGCTACAAATTTGGAGGGGTTGGGATCGGGATGGGTTTCGGCTTTAGCTACTAGATTACCTTTTCGTAGCCCTGAGTGGTGGTTCCACTGCCAGTCACTTAGCCCTAttcagagatacagacagatagGGGTTACATTGATTGACAGGACTGATTGGGACAGGGCATCACTTGGTTCTGCGTGCCAGAAGGGCATAGGGGGACACAGGTCATTGGGTTAGATACACGAAGGGCCAATCATTTGGCCTTCTACCAAGTACTAAAATGTTTAATGCACGTCGTAGCTGGTGAGGACAGAAATAGATAGTTGTATAATGTATGCATATCCATTTTATTGGGTAAAATGATTAGGGTCTGCTGAACAATAGATTTTGCCCGTGCCATTTTAAAGTGATCAATCCTATGAAAAATTAATCAGAGTGATCTTATTCTTCCAAACTGGACTTCAACACCCATAAGTCAGTGCAGGTTTGACAAACCAACAAGAGAGCAGATGTCATAAACCTCCATTTCAACAGCTGACAAACAAGATACCCACAGAGTCTGAAAACAGCATACAGACCCATCAACACTTAAGAGGATATTAAGTGTTTTCTTTGGTCGACTCGCATATCGCATTTGAATGACTTGTATTGCTGCACTAGTTTGCTATGAGCGTCAAATGAATTGAACGTCCAAAGCCCTTTAAATTTAGACCGTCTCCTACCAGATTTCTTGCTACATGCTATCCATTTCTTTCAGCAGAGATACTTGTCATCCCCACCACACATGTAAACAACTGGTAAACCAGACAGGGCTGTGGGTTGGCCCCAGCAAACTGACATTATGATATGAATCCCTGAATGAGTGGTAACACAGTCCTTGTCAGTTGTGGACTGTTGTGCAGTACATTTGAATCTCAAAGTCAATTTGTTGTGGTGCTGCACTGAAGGATATGAATGTCCATGAAAATGGCTAATATAAAGTTGGCCTATTCCTAATCATTCTTTATCCTGACCCAAATATATTGGAATAAAATACATACAGACATGGGTCACTCTCCACTCCATTTCATGATTCTGAAGAAACTCTCGTATCAAAACAAGAGTATctactggacaaattcaggtaggtcccccttcgtttcattccatttgcttccatttaagaaatgtttagcaacagaatcggcagaatgaatacacccctgacaACGTGCTTTGTGCCTGCCTATGATGTACAGGACACCACAGAAGGACAATGCATGGGGTGCTTTCAGCATAAAGATAGGGACAGAATAAGTACCTGAAGTATTTtttaagaaaacaaatataagaTTCAATACCTAGGTCTGGAGCACCCCAGGCTAGGTGTGGCTGAGGGGAGagtgggaaggatggagggagtggaggaggagagtgggaggcTGCCTGGCGTACCTTTATTACAGGGGTTGTTGAAGCTGGCCTGGCCGTGGGTCTTGAGGTGGCTGGTAATGTAGGCAGCGCTCAGCATCTTGCCACAGATGTTGCAGGTCACCTTGCCCTCATGTCGGATCATGTGGGAGCGCAGGCGGTCTTTGGTGGCGAAAGCAGAGGTGCAGGCCTGGGGTGGTATACAGGGACAATGACGGGGATATCAGATGAGATACAGCCTGATACAgattgtatcacaaccggccgtgattgggagtcccacaaggtggcgcacaattggcccagcatggtCCGGGTttggcggtcattgtaaataagaatttgttcttaactgacttacctagttaaataaataaacaaaaatgttaaaattcactcaattagtttgtgtgtgtgtacactgcagACATGTCTGCAACTTGAAGACTCAGGAGAGATGACATATTTTACAATTGGGAGTTAGCGTAATAATCTCATCCTTAATCCAACAAACCAGGAGTGAATGTGCGGAACAGGAAAGTGACCATAAACAGGGAAGGTGGCATCCCGGAGGAGGATGCCTGGCTCCTTACCGTTACTTGGCATTTGAAGGGTCTCTCTGAGGAATGAACATGCTTCACATGACAGCTTAGATGGTCAGgcctgcaggaggagaggacacagaAGAACACATGCATTTTAAAACCTGGTATAATAGCTAAAACACCGGTACAGTTTAATCAATAACGCCATACACTGACAGTAGCTGGGGCTACTGTGTTGACACGTGATTCAATTAACAAAATGGGCCAACAAAGATTGCAGGCAAATTACAAATTCTCTGTGAACCCACAGTTATACCATAATAGTTCAATTATGTTAAATTTACtgtagatgttttatttattaaattaatgtTAGTCTCATGGCATCCATATCTGACCCATGGGACACAAGCTATTAGAGCATCAATCCACTACTACACCCCTCCAAAATGCATTCCTTCCCCCAAAGTAATCATTTATGTTCTTGCAACAACAAGACCAGAGTTATTCGGTTGAGCCACACCAAAATCCAACTAGAACTTTTCAAAATCGAACTAGAACTCTATTCTacaacatcacaacaacaacaaaaaatcatctGTTCTACAGTATACCCTGGAGAAGACAATTATCTGGCAACCACAGCCGTCCATCTGTCGCTCAGTTCCCCTCCTCTGCCCTCACTAAGCCGCACTAGTGAAATGTAGCTATTGGACAAACGCAGCCAGAGAATTCCCCTCCAACAAAGGAGGAGAGTGTGGCTTGAAAATGTCTCTAAGGAGGTGGTTCACACTAGCAGGCTTTTCGTGATGGCGAACAGGAGTCCAATCCCATCTCCTCGGGAGTGCAGTGGAGCTGAAAAGCTCATATCTCCCCTCCCACACAACACTCCTTCGTTAAAGAAGAGGGGAATAGCCTCTTTCAGGACTGCCAAGCATgaaaatgaacatgcacctctAGCCGCATAAGAGTAAAATGTGTTACTTTGCGCCAAGTCACTATGGTTATGATACAATATCCTTCACTTCGCTAGTTGCTAATAATTTAGCTCAAGAACTTCACCGTTCACTGACAACTTAATGATGTCTGAAAGGGTTAGGTTGGGGGGGAAATAACAAAATACTCTCCAATATTGGAAAGAACAAAAGGGGAGGAGCTAAATCAATGATTAGAAATCAGACCAGTCAGTGAGTCAGAACACTACCATTGGCCTTGGGAGCTGCAGGAGTGACACTGGAGACCCATCTCTTCTGGTGCTGTCTGGCCCCTGCAGCATTCTCCCTGTCCCCTGCCGATATCCCTGAGAGGGGGGACACGAGGGACTACTATGTGACGCACGCAAAGGTCCAGATACTGTTTATATACATGGTGGGGCACTGCTTGCATGTCATGAGCCAGTACTATGGTCTGAACAGAAGCTGCGTGGGGCATCGGTAATCATGGCCAAGCTTCATAAaagctacacacaaacaagatgtGGTCCAGAACAACAATTAAGGACATTGTCTCATAGGGTTACCATATAAATAGGCATTCTGGTATGTGATTTTAGGCATTCAAATTATACTCCACCTTGTTCTTTGATTGAGGAATTTCATTCAAAGTGGAAATTGTACATAACACCTTTTGGCTATGTGCATTAAAGCATCATTGTGGAAACATACTAGTATGCAAAGCAATGTTCCTAAATTCCTATCGATTGAGACTGATTAACCAGTCCAATTCGATTACATTCCAACACATGAGGATTTCCAAAATTCATCACACCTTTAAATTATGAGGCTACTGACCACTGAATATCAATTTCAAGTGGAATGTTTTTACCCAACCAAGCCCGCCATGGACTTGTATCATCCTCATATTAATCTAGGGCTACATTTGACATTGTTTTATGAGGCTGCACCTGTTGGATACTATCTGCCCTCTTGTAGTTCTTTATGCCTGTCAGTTAGGCTTCTTCTACATAAAAGTATCCGATTCTGAATTAAGACGACATTTGAAAAGTTCTAATATGGCCCTCTTGCTTTTTCCCCACAATCAGAAAATATATTTGGGGCCCATTAAAATGGAAGCAGTGAAAAAAAGATAACGGTAAGAAATATGTGAAATTCCAAAGAACCTTACACAAACTCTTTCTCAGAATGCATTATTAACAATTACAGTTCAACATGTACTATGGACAataaacattttttaagtggACTAAAGGGAAACTTGAGTAAGTTGAACTGCGCCACGCACCTGGAGAAGCCCTTCCCACAGACAGAGCAGATGTAAGGTTTGTGAACGCCCCCGTCGTGTGAGCGCACGTGGTAGGTCATGCGGTCCTTTCTCTTGAAGCGCTGCTGGCAGATGGGGCACTCAAAGGGCTTCTCGTCTGAGTGGGACAGCTTGTGACGGTTCAGGTGGTAGACGTCACGGAAMGCCTTGCCACACATCTCACAGCCGTGGTTCTTCTTCACTGGCTTGGCAGGCTTCTTGGGCTGGctctgctgctgatgatgatggtggtgctgCTGTTGATGCTGGTGCTGCTGGGGCACCATGGTGGGAGACATGATGCTGGAGCCCGTGGAGGCTGAGGTTGTGGCCGTGGTGAGGATGCCAGCGATGGTGGATATGTAAGAGGGCTGCCCGCCGCTGTTCTCGCGCTGCGGCACTGTGGAGATCATGGGCACCATGGTGGGCGCCGTCTGTGTCTTCTTGGGACGAGACACCATCTTGACGCCCGTATGGCAGGACTCGTGCCGTCTGAGATGGTAACTGTCCCGGAAGGCCTTGTTGCAGTAGCCGCAGATGAAAGGTGTTTTGGACTTGGGCTCTTTCTTCACCACAACAACGGGACCACcgcctcctcctccgcctccccCCGTCCCACTGGCCACATTGTCCTTGAGGAGCTCTGCGACGCTGACCGGGGGCTTCTGGTCCAAGAGGATGGGCATCACAGGTTTCTGGTCCACAGGTTCTGGTCCTCCTGACTGGAGGAGAGGCAGCAAGCTGTTCTGGGCCACCTGGTGCTGGTGATGCAGGGCTTCATTGGCCTGCTGGAAGGACAACACAAAGACAGCCATGCAGAAGCACATCAGTACACCGTCTacagtgtcagtcagtcacaccCTCAAAGCTACTACAGCTGCATGTagcaaagagagaaagtgagagagacctGTTTCTGACTGCTCCAGAGAGTTGAAACGGACTGCCTTGTCAGCAGAACTACCGCTGTTTCCAAGATAAGGATGACAGTAAAACAAAACTTCTCATTTTTCAAAGAATTGAGCAGAGTATGACAATTTGATTCACTTTTCTTATTTGAAGAGTCAATTTGGTTGTCAGCTTCCATTTACAGATGTTGTTGATGAATTTCATGAACGAAGCTATACTACTCAAAAGCTTTTCTGGTGATATCTAAGGGTAGCCTTGTGGGTGACGTTGAGGTTTGAGGCTCAAAAAGAGGTTGCTCAATTTATGCCAttattcatttaactaggcaagtcagttaaaaacaaattcttatttacaattgacttcctacaccggccaaacccccgacaacgctgggccaattgtgcaccgccctatgggactcccaatcacggccaggtatgatacagcctggaatcgaaccagggtgtctgtagtgacgcctctagcactgagatgcagtgccttagacagctgcgccactcgggagcccccctaCAACCCCAGCCCTGTCAGCATGAATGCTGCGTTCTAAGAGGAAGGACAGGCTTTAAAAAGAGGGACATCCATTAA
The genomic region above belongs to Salvelinus sp. IW2-2015 linkage group LG4p, ASM291031v2, whole genome shotgun sequence and contains:
- the LOC111960719 gene encoding vascular endothelial zinc finger 1 isoform X5, whose protein sequence is MEPSWSTFLFQSSVGPMVPGNPRRDYYTGIRQANEALHHQHQVAQNSLLPLLQSGGPEPVDQKPVMPILLDQKPPVSVAELLKDNVASGTGGGGGGGGGPVVVVKKEPKSKTPFICGYCNKAFRDSYHLRRHESCHTGVKMVSRPKKTQTAPTMVPMISTVPQRENSGGQPSYISTIAGILTTATTSASTGSSIMSPTMVPQQHQHQQQHHHHHQQQSQPKKPAKPVKKNHGCEMCGKAFRDVYHLNRHKLSHSDEKPFECPICQQRFKRKDRMTYHVRSHDGGVHKPYICSVCGKGFSRDIGRGQGECCRGQTAPEEMGLQCHSCSSQGQWPDHLSCHVKHVHSSERPFKCQVTACTSAFATKDRLRSHMIRHEGKVTCNICGKMLSAAYITSHLKTHGQASFNNPCNKDSNNVHNSGSVTPVTNSAAITSAMNRGNASNPVTIAAQMNITTSTVNITSPINLQHPVTITGPMNIAHPVAITSGMPMNITGPLNIAMRPMDSMPFLSQVLPSSPPW
- the LOC111960719 gene encoding vascular endothelial zinc finger 1 isoform X6, encoding MEPSWSTFLFQQANEALHHQHQVAQNSLLPLLQSGGPEPVDQKPVMPILLDQKPPVSVAELLKDNVASGTGGGGGGGGGPVVVVKKEPKSKTPFICGYCNKAFRDSYHLRRHESCHTGVKMVSRPKKTQTAPTMVPMISTVPQRENSGGQPSYISTIAGILTTATTSASTGSSIMSPTMVPQQHQHQQQHHHHHQQQSQPKKPAKPVKKNHGCEMCGKAFRDVYHLNRHKLSHSDEKPFECPICQQRFKRKDRMTYHVRSHDGGVHKPYICSVCGKGFSRPDHLSCHVKHVHSSERPFKCQVTACTSAFATKDRLRSHMIRHEGKVTCNICGKMLSAAYITSHLKTHGQASFNNPCNKGLSDWQWNHHSGLRKGELTVGEILNNSFQVLMDISRFQDSNNVHNSGSVTPVTNSAAITSAMNRGNASNPVTIAAQMNITTSTVNITSPINLQHPVTITGPMNIAHPVAITSGMPMNITGPLNIAMRPMDSMPFLSQVLPSSPPW
- the LOC111960719 gene encoding vascular endothelial zinc finger 1 isoform X1, encoding MEPSWSTFLFQSSVGPMVPGNPRRDYYTGIRQANEALHHQHQVAQNSLLPLLQSGGPEPVDQKPVMPILLDQKPPVSVAELLKDNVASGTGGGGGGGGGPVVVVKKEPKSKTPFICGYCNKAFRDSYHLRRHESCHTGVKMVSRPKKTQTAPTMVPMISTVPQRENSGGQPSYISTIAGILTTATTSASTGSSIMSPTMVPQQHQHQQQHHHHHQQQSQPKKPAKPVKKNHGCEMCGKAFRDVYHLNRHKLSHSDEKPFECPICQQRFKRKDRMTYHVRSHDGGVHKPYICSVCGKGFSRDIGRGQGECCRGQTAPEEMGLQCHSCSSQGQWPDHLSCHVKHVHSSERPFKCQVTACTSAFATKDRLRSHMIRHEGKVTCNICGKMLSAAYITSHLKTHGQASFNNPCNKGLSDWQWNHHSGLRKGELTVGEILNNSFQVLMDISRFQDSNNVHNSGSVTPVTNSAAITSAMNRGNASNPVTIAAQMNITTSTVNITSPINLQHPVTITGPMNIAHPVAITSGMPMNITGPLNIAMRPMDSMPFLSQVLPSSPPW
- the LOC111960719 gene encoding vascular endothelial zinc finger 1 isoform X3: MEPSWSTFLFQSSVGPMVPGNPRRDYYTGIRQANEALHHQHQVAQNSLLPLLQSGGPEPVDQKPVMPILLDQKPPVSVAELLKDNVASGTGGGGGGGGGPVVVVKKEPKSKTPFICGYCNKAFRDSYHLRRHESCHTGVKMVSRPKKTQTAPTMVPMISTVPQRENSGGQPSYISTIAGILTTATTSASTGSSIMSPTMVPQQHQHQQQHHHHHQQQSQPKKPAKPVKKNHGCEMCGKAFRDVYHLNRHKLSHSDEKPFECPICQQRFKRKDRMTYHVRSHDGGVHKPYICSVCGKGFSRDIGRGQGECCRGQTAPEEMGLQCHSCSSQGQWPDHLSCHVKHVHSSERPFKCQVTACTSAFATKDRLRSHMIRHEGKVTCNICGKMLSAAYITSHLKTHGQASFNNPCNKGLSDWQWNHHSGLRKDSNNVHNSGSVTPVTNSAAITSAMNRGNASNPVTIAAQMNITTSTVNITSPINLQHPVTITGPMNIAHPVAITSGMPMNITGPLNIAMRPMDSMPFLSQVLPSSPPW
- the LOC111960719 gene encoding vascular endothelial zinc finger 1 isoform X7 yields the protein MEPSWSTFLFQQANEALHHQHQVAQNSLLPLLQSGGPEPVDQKPVMPILLDQKPPVSVAELLKDNVASGTGGGGGGGGGPVVVVKKEPKSKTPFICGYCNKAFRDSYHLRRHESCHTGVKMVSRPKKTQTAPTMVPMISTVPQRENSGGQPSYISTIAGILTTATTSASTGSSIMSPTMVPQQHQHQQQHHHHHQQQSQPKKPAKPVKKNHGCEMCGKAFRDVYHLNRHKLSHSDEKPFECPICQQRFKRKDRMTYHVRSHDGGVHKPYICSVCGKGFSRPDHLSCHVKHVHSSERPFKCQVTACTSAFATKDRLRSHMIRHEGKVTCNICGKMLSAAYITSHLKTHGQASFNNPCNKGLSDWQWNHHSGLRKDSNNVHNSGSVTPVTNSAAITSAMNRGNASNPVTIAAQMNITTSTVNITSPINLQHPVTITGPMNIAHPVAITSGMPMNITGPLNIAMRPMDSMPFLSQVLPSSPPW
- the LOC111960719 gene encoding vascular endothelial zinc finger 1 isoform X4 yields the protein MEPSWSTFLFQSSVGPMVPGNPRRDYYTGIRQANEALHHQHQVAQNSLLPLLQSGGPEPVDQKPVMPILLDQKPPVSVAELLKDNVASGTGGGGGGGGGPVVVVKKEPKSKTPFICGYCNKAFRDSYHLRRHESCHTGVKMVSRPKKTQTAPTMVPMISTVPQRENSGGQPSYISTIAGILTTATTSASTGSSIMSPTMVPQQHQHQQQHHHHHQQQSQPKKPAKPVKKNHGCEMCGKAFRDVYHLNRHKLSHSDEKPFECPICQQRFKRKDRMTYHVRSHDGGVHKPYICSVCGKGFSRPDHLSCHVKHVHSSERPFKCQVTACTSAFATKDRLRSHMIRHEGKVTCNICGKMLSAAYITSHLKTHGQASFNNPCNKGLSDWQWNHHSGLRKGELTVGEILNNSFQVLMDISRFQDSNNVHNSGSVTPVTNSAAITSAMNRGNASNPVTIAAQMNITTSTVNITSPINLQHPVTITGPMNIAHPVAITSGMPMNITGPLNIAMRPMDSMPFLSQVLPSSPPW
- the LOC111960719 gene encoding vascular endothelial zinc finger 1 isoform X2; amino-acid sequence: MEPSWSTFLFQQANEALHHQHQVAQNSLLPLLQSGGPEPVDQKPVMPILLDQKPPVSVAELLKDNVASGTGGGGGGGGGPVVVVKKEPKSKTPFICGYCNKAFRDSYHLRRHESCHTGVKMVSRPKKTQTAPTMVPMISTVPQRENSGGQPSYISTIAGILTTATTSASTGSSIMSPTMVPQQHQHQQQHHHHHQQQSQPKKPAKPVKKNHGCEMCGKAFRDVYHLNRHKLSHSDEKPFECPICQQRFKRKDRMTYHVRSHDGGVHKPYICSVCGKGFSRDIGRGQGECCRGQTAPEEMGLQCHSCSSQGQWPDHLSCHVKHVHSSERPFKCQVTACTSAFATKDRLRSHMIRHEGKVTCNICGKMLSAAYITSHLKTHGQASFNNPCNKGLSDWQWNHHSGLRKGELTVGEILNNSFQVLMDISRFQDSNNVHNSGSVTPVTNSAAITSAMNRGNASNPVTIAAQMNITTSTVNITSPINLQHPVTITGPMNIAHPVAITSGMPMNITGPLNIAMRPMDSMPFLSQVLPSSPPW
- the LOC111960719 gene encoding vascular endothelial zinc finger 1 isoform X8, coding for MEPSWSTFLFQQANEALHHQHQVAQNSLLPLLQSGGPEPVDQKPVMPILLDQKPPVSVAELLKDNVASGTGGGGGGGGGPVVVVKKEPKSKTPFICGYCNKAFRDSYHLRRHESCHTGVKMVSRPKKTQTAPTMVPMISTVPQRENSGGQPSYISTIAGILTTATTSASTGSSIMSPTMVPQQHQHQQQHHHHHQQQSQPKKPAKPVKKNHGCEMCGKAFRDVYHLNRHKLSHSDEKPFECPICQQRFKRKDRMTYHVRSHDGGVHKPYICSVCGKGFSRPDHLSCHVKHVHSSERPFKCQVTACTSAFATKDRLRSHMIRHEGKVTCNICGKMLSAAYITSHLKTHGQASFNNPCNKDSNNVHNSGSVTPVTNSAAITSAMNRGNASNPVTIAAQMNITTSTVNITSPINLQHPVTITGPMNIAHPVAITSGMPMNITGPLNIAMRPMDSMPFLSQVLPSSPPW